The Gloeocapsa sp. PCC 73106 genomic sequence TACTAAAGTGAAGATTAGAGATAATTTTGCTCTACACATCCCAGAGACGACGACGAGAAGGACCATTCAAACGTTCATGAGTATCTCGTAAAAGGTTGGGAATATCTAGTTTTTCCGGACAGCGTGGGAGACAGTCTCCGCAACTGGTACAGCGGTTTCCTTTGCTACCGGGGAACCAGTGACCCGCATTTTCCAGCATAGCATAACGATATTTACCGAAGTCTGTTAGATTATAGGCGATCGCTAAATTACGCAGACGCAGAATTTCCGGGATGTTAACATTTTCCGGACAGGGAAGACATTGGTAGCATTGACTACAGCGATCCGTTGCTAATGCTTGCGTCATTTGGTTTTCTAAACGCTTAAATACCGTAATTTCTGCACCAGTTAGGGGATCATCTCGATCCGCTACTTGTAGGGGTAGAGATAATTCAGCAGAATTAGCCGCACCTAAACTCAGGGTAGTAATCCCGGGATCTTGAAGCAAAAAGCGGTAATTTAATTCTAGGGGTGAGAAGGGTTGACAGAGATTGACTAGACTGGTTGGGGGTTGATATAAACGACCTCCTTTGTCCGCGGGAGAGATAATAAATATACCCAAATCTAATCTTTTGGCTAAGTCTATCACGGGTTGATGACGTTGAAAAAAATAATAGTAGTGGAGATTCACAAACTCGAATAAGTTCGTGTTGATAGCAGCTATGATTAACTCCAGACTACCGTGGGTAGAAAAGCCCAAATGTCTAATTTTACCCATGGAGATCGCCCGTTGGATCGGTTCAAGACAACCTCTAGGATCGGTAATCCAAGCCAAATGTTCCCAAGTATTTAACCCGTGGATCGCCAAACAATCTATATAGTCTAATTGCAGACGATTTAAAGACTCCTCAATCTGATTAAACATTACTTCCGGATTGGGAGTCGGAGTTAATTTAGTAGTTATGTATAGTTTTTCTCGCGGTAAAGACAATCCTGCTTGAAGAGTCTCACCGAGATATTCTTCACTTTTCCCGTAACCTCTAGCGGTTTCTAAATGATTAATTCCCGCGTCTATTCCTGCGTTAACTGTCTCTTGAAACTCTTGTTTTGAAGCCAGACAACGCATCGTTCCTAGAGAAAACACGGACAAGCATAAATTAGTTTTGCCGAAGCGTC encodes the following:
- a CDS encoding aldo/keto reductase, whose translation is MKYRRFGKTNLCLSVFSLGTMRCLASKQEFQETVNAGIDAGINHLETARGYGKSEEYLGETLQAGLSLPREKLYITTKLTPTPNPEVMFNQIEESLNRLQLDYIDCLAIHGLNTWEHLAWITDPRGCLEPIQRAISMGKIRHLGFSTHGSLELIIAAINTNLFEFVNLHYYYFFQRHQPVIDLAKRLDLGIFIISPADKGGRLYQPPTSLVNLCQPFSPLELNYRFLLQDPGITTLSLGAANSAELSLPLQVADRDDPLTGAEITVFKRLENQMTQALATDRCSQCYQCLPCPENVNIPEILRLRNLAIAYNLTDFGKYRYAMLENAGHWFPGSKGNRCTSCGDCLPRCPEKLDIPNLLRDTHERLNGPSRRRLWDV